One Brevibacterium spongiae DNA segment encodes these proteins:
- the argE gene encoding acetylornithine deacetylase, with amino-acid sequence MPAQPAEATISEITDLITFDTTSRDSNLPLIEHVEARLEAAGISFQRIPNPEGTKANLLATIPAADGTTTGGIVLSGHTDVVPVDGQDWSSDPFTPEVRDEKYFARGSADMKSFVGVILSRLEALKSAKLREPIHLAFSYDEEIGCVGAISLVEAITEAELAPRGCVVGEPSSMRVIRGHKSMNVFRVDFHGVAAHSSLTPEGVNAIAYASEFVAFVHAVAAEFRTEGPFDEAYVVPFTSVTANTFNGGIAVNTIPAEATVQFEFRSLGSVDREALIDRFRAEADRLGRAMAAENESAGVDFTIEAAAPGCETPADADIVSLAANWGGLATDDKVTYGTEAGLFSEAGIPTVVCGPGDIAQAHAPDEFIELEQIAACESFIDSLITDLSES; translated from the coding sequence GCCTCGAAGCCGCAGGCATCTCCTTCCAGCGGATCCCGAACCCCGAAGGCACGAAGGCGAACCTGCTCGCCACCATCCCCGCCGCCGACGGCACGACGACCGGCGGCATCGTCCTCTCCGGTCACACCGACGTCGTTCCCGTCGACGGCCAGGACTGGTCGTCGGACCCTTTCACTCCTGAGGTCCGCGACGAAAAGTACTTCGCCCGCGGCAGCGCGGACATGAAGTCCTTCGTCGGGGTCATCCTCTCCCGCCTCGAAGCACTCAAGTCCGCGAAGCTGCGTGAACCCATCCACCTCGCGTTCTCCTATGACGAGGAGATCGGATGCGTCGGCGCGATCTCGCTCGTCGAAGCCATCACCGAGGCGGAACTGGCGCCCCGCGGCTGCGTCGTCGGCGAGCCCTCGAGCATGCGCGTCATCCGCGGACACAAGTCGATGAACGTCTTCCGCGTCGACTTCCACGGCGTCGCCGCCCACTCCTCGCTCACTCCCGAAGGTGTCAACGCCATTGCCTACGCCTCCGAATTCGTTGCCTTCGTCCATGCGGTCGCCGCCGAGTTCCGCACCGAAGGTCCTTTCGACGAGGCGTATGTCGTGCCGTTCACCTCGGTCACGGCGAACACATTCAACGGCGGCATCGCCGTCAATACGATCCCCGCCGAAGCGACCGTACAGTTCGAGTTCCGTTCCCTCGGCTCCGTCGACCGTGAAGCACTCATCGACCGCTTCCGCGCCGAGGCCGATCGACTCGGCCGCGCCATGGCTGCGGAGAACGAGTCCGCCGGAGTCGATTTCACGATCGAAGCCGCAGCGCCGGGCTGCGAGACTCCTGCCGATGCGGACATCGTCTCGTTGGCCGCGAACTGGGGCGGCCTCGCCACCGATGACAAGGTCACCTACGGCACCGAGGCGGGACTGTTCTCCGAAGCAGGCATCCCGACCGTCGTCTGCGGACCCGGAGACATCGCGCAGGCCCACGCCCCCGACGAGTTCATCGAGCTCGAACAGATCGCTGCCTGCGAGTCCTTCATCGACTCCCTCATCACCGACCTCTCCGAGAGCTGA
- a CDS encoding DUF2945 domain-containing protein, which produces MATEFSVGDHVGWNSEAGQVSGRITKVHTADFDYKGHRRRASAEEPQYEIKSDKTDHIAAHKGSALRRIDNE; this is translated from the coding sequence ATGGCAACCGAATTCTCGGTCGGCGACCACGTGGGCTGGAACTCCGAGGCCGGGCAGGTCTCCGGCCGCATCACAAAAGTCCACACCGCCGACTTCGACTACAAGGGCCACCGTCGCCGCGCCTCGGCGGAGGAGCCCCAATATGAGATCAAGAGCGACAAAACCGATCACATCGCCGCTCACAAAGGCAGCGCTCTGCGCCGCATCGACAACGAATGA
- a CDS encoding DUF488 family protein: MTARTTTSTRNSDAAAESAAESAEDLPRLLTVGHSNRSLNEFIELLTSTGTEVVVDVRKLPGSTKNPWFNADTLEGDLAEAGIELRRLEGLTGRRRVSRTVPFEVNAWWQNRSFHNYADHCLSEEFRTDLGTLISWSAEARCAIMCSEAVWWRCHRRLIADQLLARDLPVSHILGEGHIDAAKLSEGARIDDDGTLTYPTDN, translated from the coding sequence ATGACGGCACGAACCACCACGTCGACGCGGAACTCCGACGCCGCAGCAGAGTCCGCAGCGGAGTCCGCTGAGGACCTGCCGCGGCTGCTCACCGTCGGGCACTCGAATCGTTCACTGAACGAGTTCATCGAACTGCTCACCAGCACCGGCACCGAGGTGGTCGTCGACGTCCGCAAGCTGCCCGGTTCGACGAAGAACCCCTGGTTCAACGCCGATACCCTTGAGGGCGACCTCGCCGAGGCGGGCATCGAGCTGCGTCGTCTCGAGGGGCTGACCGGGCGGCGGCGTGTCAGCCGCACGGTGCCCTTCGAGGTCAACGCCTGGTGGCAGAACCGCAGCTTCCACAACTATGCCGACCACTGCCTCTCCGAGGAATTCCGCACCGACCTTGGCACCCTCATCTCCTGGAGCGCGGAGGCGCGCTGCGCGATCATGTGCTCGGAAGCCGTGTGGTGGCGGTGCCACCGCAGGCTCATCGCCGATCAGCTGCTCGCCCGGGATCTTCCCGTCTCCCACATCCTCGGCGAAGGCCACATCGATGCGGCGAAGCTGAGCGAGGGCGCCCGGATCGACGACGACGGGACGCTGACCTACCCCACCGACAACTGA
- a CDS encoding Dyp-type peroxidase: MMSTDDNTATAEGTVRGIPRRKLFALGGAAGALGIAGVGGGAIGYGVRGAQEKKQSAVHLSYPFRAEKQQGILTPAQDNMYTAAFDVTSADRQMLISLLEDWTVAAEQMSAGDLVGGAPDANVQLPPKDSGEVWGYPASGLTITFGFGATLFVDANGKDRFGLGDKMPAVLKEGVPKFANEALHADVSDGDLLVQACANDPQVAVHAIRNLTRIAFGTAKLRWGQIGYGRTSSTSTEQETPRNLFGFKDGTNNIKSEDPQKELAEHLWVQSGDDPASDGWLAGGTYFIARKIHMYLEIWDRVSLAEQEDIIGRDKRFGAPQSVSEPSTDEEFTPLDFSAKNAEGAAAINARSHVSIVAPEHNKGAKMLRRGYNYTDGNDSLGRLDAGLFFIAYVRDPRTNFYPILRTMATKDLLTEYLQHQASALFAIPPGVGTGDTMIGQKLFS, encoded by the coding sequence ATGATGAGCACTGACGACAACACCGCAACCGCCGAAGGCACCGTCCGCGGCATTCCCCGCAGAAAGCTCTTCGCCCTCGGCGGTGCCGCCGGTGCGCTGGGAATCGCCGGAGTCGGCGGTGGGGCGATCGGCTACGGGGTGCGCGGGGCGCAGGAGAAGAAGCAGTCCGCTGTCCATCTCAGCTACCCGTTCCGGGCCGAGAAGCAGCAGGGCATCCTCACACCGGCGCAGGACAACATGTACACCGCGGCCTTCGATGTCACGTCCGCCGATCGGCAGATGCTCATCAGCCTCCTCGAGGACTGGACCGTCGCGGCCGAACAGATGAGCGCCGGCGACCTCGTCGGCGGTGCTCCGGATGCCAATGTGCAGCTGCCGCCGAAGGATTCCGGGGAGGTCTGGGGCTACCCGGCCAGCGGTCTGACCATCACCTTCGGGTTCGGTGCCACTCTGTTCGTCGACGCGAACGGCAAGGATCGCTTCGGCTTGGGCGACAAGATGCCCGCAGTCCTCAAGGAGGGCGTCCCGAAGTTCGCGAACGAGGCGCTGCACGCCGATGTAAGCGACGGGGATCTGCTCGTCCAAGCCTGCGCGAACGACCCGCAGGTTGCGGTGCATGCTATCCGCAACCTCACCCGCATCGCCTTCGGAACCGCGAAGCTGCGATGGGGTCAGATCGGCTACGGCCGGACCTCGTCGACATCGACGGAGCAGGAGACCCCACGCAACCTTTTCGGGTTCAAGGACGGAACGAACAACATCAAGTCCGAGGATCCGCAGAAGGAACTTGCCGAGCACCTCTGGGTCCAGTCGGGTGATGACCCGGCCTCCGACGGTTGGCTGGCGGGTGGAACCTATTTCATCGCCCGCAAGATCCACATGTACTTGGAGATCTGGGATCGGGTGTCCCTGGCCGAGCAGGAGGACATCATCGGCCGGGACAAGCGCTTCGGCGCTCCACAGTCCGTGTCCGAACCCAGCACCGACGAAGAGTTCACGCCGCTGGACTTCTCGGCGAAGAACGCCGAGGGCGCGGCGGCCATCAACGCCCGCTCGCATGTCTCCATCGTCGCTCCCGAACACAACAAGGGCGCGAAGATGCTGCGCCGCGGGTACAACTACACCGACGGCAACGATTCGCTCGGCCGCCTCGACGCGGGACTGTTCTTCATCGCCTACGTCCGGGATCCGCGGACGAACTTCTACCCGATCCTGCGGACCATGGCGACGAAGGATCTGCTCACCGAATACCTGCAGCATCAGGCCTCGGCGCTGTTCGCGATTCCGCCCGGCGTGGGCACCGGTGACACGATGATCGGCCAGAAGCTCTTCAGCTGA
- the rplI gene encoding 50S ribosomal protein L9 yields the protein MPNRKVILNQEVDGLGAAGDVVEVRAGYARNLLLPRGWASAWTAGAEKHIESVRKARQAKQVADHDEAVKVKGELESTTARIDMKAGKNGRLFGAVTPALVAEALQTATGRDFDRRQVALTGHVKTPGSYNAVVRVNDEITAKIKFEVIGKA from the coding sequence ATGCCTAACCGCAAAGTGATTCTGAACCAGGAAGTCGACGGCCTCGGTGCCGCCGGCGACGTCGTCGAGGTTCGTGCCGGATACGCACGCAACCTGCTGCTGCCGCGTGGCTGGGCTTCGGCCTGGACCGCAGGCGCTGAGAAGCACATCGAGTCCGTCCGCAAGGCCCGCCAGGCCAAGCAGGTCGCCGACCACGATGAGGCCGTGAAGGTCAAGGGCGAACTCGAGTCGACCACGGCTCGCATCGACATGAAGGCCGGCAAGAACGGTCGCCTCTTCGGCGCCGTCACCCCTGCCCTCGTGGCCGAGGCCCTGCAGACCGCGACCGGACGCGACTTCGATCGCCGTCAGGTCGCCCTGACCGGTCACGTCAAGACCCCCGGCAGCTACAACGCCGTCGTGCGCGTCAACGACGAGATCACCGCGAAGATCAAGTTCGAGGTCATCGGCAAGGCCTGA
- the rpsR gene encoding 30S ribosomal protein S18 — protein sequence MAKPEIRKPIKKKANPLKKGEAANIHYKDTATLRKFISDRGKIRARRVTGVTVQEQRVIAKAVKNAREMALLPYSSTAR from the coding sequence ATGGCAAAGCCAGAGATCCGGAAGCCTATCAAGAAGAAGGCTAATCCGCTCAAGAAGGGCGAAGCGGCGAACATCCACTACAAGGACACCGCTACGCTCCGTAAGTTCATTTCCGACCGCGGCAAGATCCGTGCACGTCGCGTCACCGGCGTGACCGTGCAGGAACAGCGCGTCATCGCGAAGGCCGTCAAGAACGCCCGCGAGATGGCACTTCTGCCCTACTCGAGCACTGCTCGCTGA
- a CDS encoding single-stranded DNA-binding protein, translating into MAGETVITVVGNLTSDPELRFTPNGAAVANFTVASTPRIFDRQANEFKDGETLFLRCSVWREMGENVAESLQRGTRVIVQGRLKSRSFETKEGEKRTVMELDVDEVGPSLRRATAQVTKNTPGGGGFSGGGNFGGGQGGGGQQGGFGNQQSSGWGNNPQQGGPQGGQRQGGYGQGGQGGNNAPANDPWASSNPQSGNGGWGNPGADEPPF; encoded by the coding sequence ATGGCAGGCGAAACAGTCATCACGGTCGTCGGGAACCTCACCAGCGATCCCGAACTGCGCTTCACACCTAACGGTGCGGCAGTCGCAAACTTCACCGTGGCCTCGACGCCGCGTATCTTCGACCGTCAGGCCAACGAGTTCAAGGACGGGGAAACCCTGTTCCTGCGCTGCTCGGTATGGCGTGAAATGGGAGAGAACGTCGCCGAATCCCTGCAGCGCGGTACACGGGTCATCGTTCAGGGCCGTCTGAAGTCCCGGTCCTTCGAAACCAAGGAAGGCGAGAAGCGCACCGTCATGGAGCTGGATGTCGACGAAGTCGGCCCCAGCCTGCGACGCGCCACCGCCCAGGTGACGAAGAACACCCCCGGCGGCGGAGGATTCTCCGGCGGCGGCAACTTCGGCGGAGGCCAGGGCGGAGGCGGCCAGCAAGGCGGCTTCGGCAACCAGCAGTCGTCGGGATGGGGCAACAACCCCCAGCAGGGCGGTCCTCAGGGCGGCCAGCGTCAGGGCGGCTACGGCCAGGGCGGCCAGGGCGGCAACAACGCACCGGCGAACGATCCGTGGGCATCATCGAACCCGCAGAGCGGCAACGGCGGCTGGGGCAACCCGGGTGCCGACGAACCCCCGTTCTGA
- the rpsF gene encoding 30S ribosomal protein S6, giving the protein MRKYELMLILDNDLEERTLADTVNNLIKVVPAENGTVDNVDIWGRRRFAYEIQKKSEGYYVVVDFHAEPATTKELDRQLGLNESVLRTKILRPDAK; this is encoded by the coding sequence ATGCGTAAGTACGAGCTCATGCTCATTCTTGACAACGACCTCGAAGAGCGGACGCTGGCTGACACCGTGAACAACCTGATCAAGGTTGTCCCGGCTGAGAACGGCACCGTCGACAACGTGGACATCTGGGGACGTCGTCGCTTCGCGTACGAGATCCAGAAGAAGTCTGAAGGCTACTACGTCGTGGTTGATTTCCACGCCGAGCCCGCAACGACCAAGGAACTCGATCGTCAGCTCGGACTCAACGAGTCCGTTCTGCGCACGAAGATCCTCCGCCCGGACGCCAAGTAA
- a CDS encoding transglycosylase domain-containing protein, with product MAKGQHTAKNIGRNTKNLLNYPRAGVSGWTRYLPSIRVLVVGGLSLVIALCVLFAIGYAATDIPEPNLEATGQTSTIYYSDGKTPIGQYKVEDRKSVEIDEISEPMQKAAIAAEDTSFYENRGISIKGLSRAVVGVATNKYAGGGSTITQQYVKNFYLTNEHSFDRKIKEMFISLKIDQQQSKDEILANYLNTIYLGRRSYGIEVASQNYFDKPASELNVSESALLAAMIQRPGAADPSDNPEAYQDRFDYVVKSMVDEGFITEEQAAKVEMPEVKKQNKESSLSGQKGYMWDFVRREALRKLDIDEAQLDRGGYNIVTTFDKDRMKAAEQAIKTLPQEQPEGMQAGLVSIDPDDGGIEAFYGGKNYLDQAFNASTQSHVQSGSTFKPFALVAGLENGVRLTDSYPGASPTTLNNDGTPWTVNNFASTSYGPVSLLKATQSSINTAYAALNVQVGPDKTVDVAERAGLSPNCTDKEMKSGDTGGCSIGLTPNPSNVLGTASVKPIDMASAYATFASNGVHHETHSIKKVTKGAEDEEVYKAETKGKRVFDKAVAAETSYALQQVVKGGSGGYAQNLGRPAAGKTGTTNENKAAWFSGYTPNLATSVVLYREVDGKSVSIGSFGGRGEVTGGSFPVQVWTDYMKNALQGEKVEQFPARGELPDKPKPKNTNPAPAPKPEPKEEPEPKAPADNSDGGKDKETKAPIETPKDEKDKDSDGDEKGKEEGSKDSDGKDGSDEGDNGDSGDTGGSENGNSDNGNGGEGDKGSGGGNEGGNEDGNGTGGGGDTGGEGSSDSGLGGLGGDTDGFKPGG from the coding sequence GTGGCTAAGGGACAACACACAGCCAAGAATATCGGCAGGAATACGAAGAACCTGCTCAATTACCCGCGAGCGGGTGTGAGCGGATGGACTCGTTATCTGCCGAGCATCCGCGTACTCGTCGTCGGCGGGCTCAGCCTCGTCATCGCCCTGTGCGTGCTCTTCGCCATCGGGTATGCCGCCACCGACATCCCCGAGCCGAACCTCGAGGCGACCGGTCAGACGTCGACGATCTACTACAGCGACGGCAAGACGCCCATCGGGCAGTACAAGGTCGAGGACCGCAAGTCGGTGGAGATCGATGAGATCTCCGAGCCGATGCAGAAGGCCGCGATCGCCGCCGAGGACACCTCGTTCTACGAGAACCGCGGAATCTCGATCAAGGGTCTCTCCCGCGCCGTCGTCGGCGTGGCCACGAACAAGTATGCGGGCGGTGGTTCGACCATCACCCAGCAGTACGTGAAGAACTTCTACCTCACGAACGAGCACTCCTTCGACCGCAAGATCAAGGAGATGTTCATCTCGCTCAAGATCGACCAGCAGCAGTCGAAGGACGAGATCCTCGCGAACTACCTCAACACCATCTACCTCGGACGCCGCTCCTACGGCATCGAGGTCGCCAGCCAGAACTACTTCGACAAGCCGGCCTCGGAGCTCAACGTCAGCGAGTCCGCACTGCTGGCCGCGATGATCCAGCGCCCTGGTGCTGCTGATCCCTCGGACAACCCCGAGGCCTACCAGGATCGCTTCGACTACGTCGTGAAGTCGATGGTCGACGAAGGCTTCATCACCGAAGAGCAGGCGGCGAAGGTCGAGATGCCCGAGGTGAAGAAGCAGAACAAGGAGTCCTCACTGTCGGGCCAGAAGGGCTACATGTGGGACTTCGTTCGCCGTGAGGCGCTGCGCAAGCTCGACATCGATGAGGCGCAGCTCGACCGCGGCGGCTACAACATCGTCACCACCTTCGACAAGGATCGGATGAAGGCGGCTGAGCAGGCCATCAAGACTCTCCCGCAGGAACAGCCTGAAGGCATGCAGGCGGGACTCGTCTCGATCGATCCCGACGATGGCGGAATCGAAGCCTTCTACGGCGGCAAAAACTATCTGGACCAGGCCTTCAACGCCTCGACGCAGAGCCACGTGCAGTCGGGTTCGACGTTCAAGCCCTTCGCGCTCGTCGCAGGTCTGGAGAACGGCGTACGGCTGACCGACTCCTATCCAGGCGCCAGCCCGACGACCTTGAATAACGACGGCACTCCGTGGACGGTGAATAACTTCGCCAGCACGAGCTACGGACCCGTCAGCCTGCTCAAGGCGACCCAGTCCTCGATCAACACCGCCTACGCCGCACTCAACGTGCAGGTCGGGCCCGACAAGACCGTCGACGTCGCAGAACGTGCGGGACTGAGCCCGAACTGCACCGATAAGGAGATGAAGTCCGGAGATACGGGCGGCTGCTCGATCGGCCTGACCCCGAACCCCTCGAACGTGCTGGGTACGGCCAGCGTCAAGCCCATCGACATGGCTTCGGCGTACGCGACCTTCGCATCCAACGGCGTCCACCACGAGACCCACTCGATCAAGAAGGTCACGAAGGGCGCCGAAGACGAGGAAGTGTACAAGGCCGAGACCAAGGGCAAGCGCGTCTTCGACAAGGCAGTTGCCGCTGAGACCTCCTACGCTCTGCAGCAGGTCGTCAAGGGCGGTTCGGGCGGATACGCACAGAACCTCGGCCGTCCCGCCGCCGGCAAGACCGGTACGACGAACGAGAACAAGGCTGCCTGGTTCTCCGGCTACACCCCGAACCTCGCGACCTCGGTCGTGCTCTACCGTGAAGTCGACGGGAAGTCCGTGTCGATCGGCTCCTTCGGCGGTCGCGGTGAGGTCACCGGTGGATCCTTCCCCGTGCAGGTGTGGACCGACTATATGAAGAATGCTCTGCAGGGTGAGAAGGTCGAACAGTTCCCGGCCCGCGGCGAACTGCCGGACAAGCCCAAGCCGAAGAACACGAACCCGGCCCCGGCTCCGAAGCCCGAGCCGAAGGAAGAACCCGAGCCCAAGGCTCCCGCTGACAACAGCGACGGAGGCAAGGACAAGGAGACCAAGGCTCCGATCGAGACGCCGAAGGACGAGAAGGACAAGGACTCCGACGGCGACGAGAAGGGCAAGGAAGAAGGCTCCAAGGACTCCGACGGCAAGGACGGATCCGACGAAGGCGACAACGGCGATTCCGGTGACACCGGTGGCTCCGAGAACGGCAACAGTGATAACGGCAACGGCGGAGAGGGTGACAAGGGCTCTGGCGGCGGCAACGAAGGCGGGAACGAAGACGGAAACGGTACTGGAGGCGGTGGCGACACCGGCGGCGAAGGCAGCAGCGACAGTGGTCTTGGCGGCCTCGGCGGAGATACCGACGGTTTCAAACCAGGAGGATAG
- a CDS encoding AMP-binding protein — protein MTVTDDFRAARDQLIELRSDYDAAREAFEWPRFTHFNFALDWFDKIAVNNDNPALWIVEQDGTEGKWSFAELSARSNQVANHFRRAGIKRGDHVMVMLNNQVELWETMLAGIKLGAVLMPATTQLGPIDLTDRAERGQADFVVAGVDDAAKFDDVDVEVVRIIVGGQPTRQQDYAYSDADDESTVFDPQGQSRADDLLLLYFTSGTTSKAKMVAHTHVSYPVGHLSTMYWMGLTPGDVHLNVASPGWAKHAWSNIFTPWIAEACVFLYNYSRFDANALMETMDRVGVTSFCAPPTVWRMLIQADLGHLKTPPTKALGAGEPLNPEIIDRVHHEWGVLIRDGFGQTESTLQIGNSPDQELKYGSMGKALPGFDVVLIDPATGEEGDEGEICLRLDPRPIGLTAGYWSNEEKTAEAFEGGVYHTGDVAARDEDGYITYVGRADDVFKASDYRLSPFELESVLIEHEAVAEAAVVPSPDPVRLAVPKAYVVVSEKFEANADTARSILAYCREHLAPYKRIRRLEFAELPKTISGKIRRVELRAREGQLHPFSGEPVVEGNEYADTDFDLKS, from the coding sequence ATGACGGTGACCGATGATTTCAGAGCAGCTCGGGATCAGCTGATCGAGCTCCGCAGCGACTACGACGCAGCGCGTGAGGCGTTCGAGTGGCCGCGGTTCACGCACTTCAACTTCGCCCTGGACTGGTTCGACAAAATCGCTGTCAACAATGACAACCCCGCATTGTGGATCGTCGAACAGGACGGCACGGAGGGCAAGTGGAGCTTTGCGGAGCTGTCGGCCCGGTCGAACCAGGTCGCCAACCACTTCCGCCGTGCCGGGATCAAACGCGGTGACCATGTCATGGTCATGCTCAACAACCAGGTCGAGCTGTGGGAGACGATGCTCGCCGGCATCAAACTCGGTGCCGTGCTCATGCCCGCCACCACCCAACTGGGTCCCATCGACCTGACTGATCGTGCCGAACGCGGTCAGGCCGACTTCGTCGTCGCCGGAGTCGACGATGCCGCGAAGTTCGATGACGTTGATGTCGAGGTCGTGCGCATCATCGTCGGCGGTCAACCCACCCGGCAGCAGGACTACGCGTATTCCGATGCCGATGACGAAAGCACCGTTTTCGACCCGCAGGGCCAGTCGAGGGCCGATGACCTGCTGCTGCTGTACTTCACCTCGGGGACGACGTCGAAGGCGAAGATGGTCGCCCACACCCATGTGTCCTACCCCGTCGGGCATCTGTCGACGATGTACTGGATGGGGTTGACCCCGGGTGATGTGCACCTCAACGTCGCCTCACCGGGGTGGGCGAAGCATGCGTGGTCGAATATCTTCACCCCGTGGATCGCCGAGGCCTGCGTGTTCCTCTACAACTATTCCCGGTTCGATGCCAACGCCCTCATGGAGACGATGGACCGGGTGGGTGTGACGAGTTTCTGTGCCCCGCCGACGGTGTGGCGCATGCTCATCCAGGCCGATCTGGGGCATTTGAAGACGCCGCCGACGAAGGCTTTGGGTGCGGGTGAGCCGTTGAATCCGGAGATCATTGATCGGGTCCATCATGAGTGGGGTGTGCTCATCCGTGATGGGTTCGGGCAGACGGAGTCGACTCTGCAGATCGGGAACTCCCCGGACCAGGAACTCAAGTACGGGTCGATGGGCAAGGCCCTGCCCGGTTTCGATGTCGTTCTCATCGACCCCGCCACGGGTGAGGAGGGTGATGAGGGTGAGATCTGCCTGCGCCTGGACCCGCGCCCCATCGGCCTGACGGCCGGGTATTGGTCGAACGAGGAGAAGACGGCTGAGGCGTTCGAAGGCGGTGTCTATCACACCGGTGATGTGGCCGCCCGGGATGAGGATGGGTACATCACGTATGTCGGTCGTGCCGATGATGTGTTCAAGGCCAGTGACTACCGCCTGTCCCCGTTCGAGTTGGAGAGTGTGCTCATCGAGCATGAGGCTGTGGCCGAGGCGGCTGTGGTGCCGTCACCGGATCCGGTGCGGTTGGCGGTGCCGAAGGCGTATGTCGTGGTGTCGGAGAAGTTCGAGGCCAACGCGGACACCGCCCGGTCGATCCTCGCCTACTGCCGGGAGCATTTGGCCCCGTATAAGCGGATTCGTCGTTTGGAGTTCGCGGAGCTGCCGAAGACGATCTCGGGCAAGATCCGTCGTGTTGAGCTGCGGGCCCGGGAGGGTCAGCTCCACCCGTTCAGTGGTGAACCCGTGGTTGAGGGCAATGAGTACGCGGACACGGACTTCGACCTCAAAAGCTGA
- a CDS encoding CCA tRNA nucleotidyltransferase: protein MDPQTAHARLHDKLDDLEHILGPLGKRFSAAGFELALVGGSVRDALLGRPMPDLDFTTDAHPDDILDLISGWVDTHWDIGREFGTIGAVKSGVQIEITTYRAEAYESDSRKPTVRFGTDLDADLVRRDFTIGAMAIRLPSKTFVDPHQGFDDLIAGRIRTPGAAADSFSDDPLRMMRAARFTSQLGLDPASEVEQAMTEMADRIDIISAERVQVELVKLMTGIDPAAGIDLLVRTGLADHVVPEVAGLQLETDEHHRHKDVYQHSLTVLRQAVELESKYAAAQEEAGMADDDPQRLRVPDFVVRFAALMHDVGKPATRRFQPGGAVTFYHHDAVGAKLTAKRMKALRFDKDTTKAVGRLVELHLRFYGYGDAGWTDSAVRRYVTDAGPLLSRLHILTRADVTTRNKRKADRLAFAYDDLEQRIEALAKQEELDSIRPDLDGKQIMEILDIEPSPLVGKAYKHLLELRMEHGPLGPERAEAELRTWWHQHDR, encoded by the coding sequence GTGGATCCGCAGACCGCGCACGCCCGACTGCACGACAAGCTCGACGATCTCGAGCACATCCTCGGCCCGCTGGGTAAGAGGTTCTCCGCGGCCGGCTTCGAACTCGCCCTCGTCGGCGGGTCCGTCCGTGACGCCCTGCTCGGCCGACCGATGCCCGACCTCGATTTCACGACCGATGCGCATCCCGACGACATTCTGGACCTCATCTCAGGCTGGGTCGACACGCACTGGGACATCGGGCGGGAGTTCGGCACCATCGGAGCCGTGAAGTCCGGCGTCCAGATCGAGATCACGACCTATCGCGCCGAGGCCTACGAGTCCGATTCGCGTAAGCCCACAGTGCGCTTCGGCACGGACCTCGATGCCGATCTCGTCCGCCGCGACTTCACCATCGGGGCGATGGCGATCCGTCTGCCGTCGAAGACCTTCGTCGACCCGCATCAGGGCTTCGACGACCTCATCGCCGGGCGCATCCGCACCCCGGGTGCGGCCGCGGACTCCTTCTCCGACGATCCGCTGCGGATGATGCGCGCGGCGCGATTCACCTCTCAGCTCGGGCTCGACCCCGCCTCCGAGGTGGAACAGGCGATGACCGAGATGGCTGATCGCATCGACATCATCTCCGCCGAACGTGTCCAGGTCGAACTCGTCAAACTCATGACCGGCATCGATCCGGCCGCGGGCATCGATCTGCTCGTGCGCACCGGCCTCGCCGACCATGTTGTGCCCGAGGTGGCCGGACTGCAGCTGGAGACCGACGAACACCACCGGCACAAGGACGTCTACCAGCATTCGCTGACCGTGCTGCGTCAGGCCGTCGAACTCGAGAGCAAGTATGCGGCGGCTCAAGAAGAAGCCGGAATGGCCGATGATGATCCGCAGCGCTTGCGAGTACCCGACTTCGTCGTCCGCTTCGCCGCGCTCATGCACGACGTCGGCAAACCCGCCACCCGCCGCTTCCAGCCCGGAGGTGCTGTGACCTTCTACCACCACGATGCGGTGGGAGCGAAGCTCACGGCCAAGCGGATGAAGGCGCTGCGCTTCGACAAGGACACGACGAAGGCGGTCGGCCGCCTCGTCGAGCTCCACCTGCGGTTCTACGGCTACGGCGATGCCGGATGGACAGATTCGGCGGTGCGCCGGTATGTCACCGACGCCGGTCCGCTGCTGTCGCGGCTGCACATCCTCACCCGCGCCGATGTCACCACCCGCAACAAGCGCAAGGCTGACCGTCTGGCATTCGCCTACGACGATCTCGAGCAGCGGATCGAGGCCCTGGCCAAACAGGAGGAGCTCGATTCGATCCGCCCCGACCTCGACGGGAAGCAGATCATGGAGATCCTCGACATCGAACCATCACCCCTGGTGGGCAAGGCGTACAAACATCTGCTTGAACTGCGGATGGAGCACGGACCGCTCGGACCCGAGCGCGCGGAGGCTGAGCTGCGGACGTGGTGGCACCAGCACGACCGGTGA